From the Glandiceps talaboti chromosome 10, keGlaTala1.1, whole genome shotgun sequence genome, one window contains:
- the LOC144440678 gene encoding uncharacterized protein LOC144440678, with amino-acid sequence MASEDLSPSTRVILWVHLRSRSTALEMAIASDENIKVFHEEFYNAYFRGEEQQCHEKLIGNRLTLPMQGFRYSDIKAKLEKSFPGKTAVFAKEGASALVDRDHYKYIPRGYVNTFLVRNPRASVLSYYRATKALLSHLFDGETLIELTKQDGSVLPVYQLFKYMMEDRNQRPIVIDSEDLANSPRETLQKYCQATGITFKESFLNWKPGNSGHFVEILRDDPEYMEAHHGTSMRSSNFHPSSDQNIDLSELPEELQKWSETFMPLYEEMIRHKL; translated from the coding sequence ATGGCCTCTGAAGATCTGTCACCGTCAACGAGAGTGATTCTATGGGTCCATTTAAGGTCGAGATCAACTGCTCTTGAGATGGCAATTGCATCCGACGAAAATATCAAGGTCTTCCACGAAGAGTTTTACAATGCGTACTTTCGAGGGGAGGAACAGCAATGTCATGAGAAACTTATTGGTAATAGACTGACCCTTCCAATGCAGGGATTTAGGTATAGTGATATCAAAGCAAAACTCGAAAAGTCATTTCCTGGAAAGACAGCAGTGTTTGCAAAGGAAGGGGCCTCAGCACTAGTTGACAGAGATCATTACAAGTATATTCCAAGAGGTTATGTGAATACGTTCCTGGTTCGAAATCCTCGCGCTTCTGTCCTGTCATATTACAGAGCAACAAAGGCACTCTTATCTCACCTCTTCGATGGTGAAACGTTGATTGAGCTTACCAAGCAAGATGGGAGCGTGTTACCTGTTTATCAACTTTTCAAGTACATGATGGAAGACCGCAACCAACGACCTATAGTAATAGATTCAGAAGATCTGGCCAATTCACCCAGGGAAACACTACAGAAATACTGCCAGGCAACTGGAATTACTTTCAAGGAATCCTTCCTCAACTGGAAACCTGGGAATTCCGGACATTTCGTTGAAATTCTAAGGGATGACCCTGAATACATGGAAGCACATCATGGCACCTCTATGCGTAGTTCAAATTTCCACCCTTCGTCAGATCAAAATATCGACCTATCAGAATTACCAGAGGAGCTGCAAAAATGGAGTGAAACATTCATGCCGCTATATGAGGAAATGATTCGTCacaaattataa
- the LOC144440679 gene encoding uncharacterized protein LOC144440679, whose translation MASEDLPPSTRVILWFHARSRSTALEMAIASDENIKVFHEEFYNAYFRGEERQCHEKLIDSRLNPPMQGFRYSDIKAKLEKSFPGKTAVFAKEGAGALVGRDHYKYIPRGYLNTFLVRNPRASILSYYRATKSVESHLIDGETLIELTKQDGSVLPIYQIFKYMTEESKQRPIVIDSEDLANSPRETLQKYCQATGITFKESFLNWKPGNSGHFIEILRDDPEYMAAFHGTSMRSSNFHPSSDQNIDLSELPEELQKWIETFMPLYEEMIRHKL comes from the coding sequence ATGGCCTCTGAAGATCTGCCACCGTCAACGAGAGTGATTCTATGGTTCCATGCAAGGTCGAGATCAACTGCTCTTGAGATGGCAATTGCATCCGACGAAAATATCAAGGTCTTCCACGAAGAGTTTTACAATGCGTACTTTCGAGGGGAGGAACGGCAATGTCATGAGAAACTTATTGATAGTAGACTGAACCCTCCAATGCAGGGATTTAGGTATAGTGATATCAAAGCAAAACTCGAAAAGTCATTTCCTGGAAAGACAGCAGTGTTTGCAAAGGAAGGGGCCGGAGCACTAGTAGGCAGAGATCATTACAAGTATATTCCAAGAGGTTATCTGAATACGTTCCTAGTCCGAAATCCTCGCGCTTCTATCCTGTCATATTATAGAGCAACAAAATCAGTCGAATCTCACCTCATCGATGGCGAAACGTTGATTGAGCTTACCAAGCAAGATGGGAGCGTGTTAcctatttatcaaattttcaagTACATGACGGAAGAAAGCAAACAGCGACCTATAGTGATAGATTCAGAAGATCTGGCCAATTCACCCAGGGAAACACTACAGAAATACTGCCAGGCAACTGGGATTACTTTCAAGGAATCCTTCCTCAACTGGAAACCAGGGAATTCCggacatttcattgaaatactaAGGGATGACCCTGAATACATGGCAGCATTTCATGGCACCTCTATGCGTAGTTCAAATTTCCACCCTTCATCAGATCAAAACATCGACCTATCAGAATTACCAGAGGAGCTGCAAAAATGGATTGAAACATTCATGCCGCTATATGAGGAAATGATTCGTCACAAATTATAA